A genomic window from Klebsiella quasipneumoniae subsp. quasipneumoniae includes:
- the moaB gene encoding molybdenum cofactor biosynthesis protein B → MSQASAEFIPTRIAILTVSSRRGEEDDTSGHWLREAAQEAGHHVVDKAIVKENRYAIRAQVSAWIASDEVKVVLITGGTGFTEGDQAPEALLPLFDREVEGFGEVFRMLSFEEIGTSTLQSRAVAGVANHTLIFAMPGSTKACRTAWDNIIAPQLDARTRPCNFIPHLKK, encoded by the coding sequence ATGAGCCAGGCTAGCGCTGAGTTTATTCCGACCCGTATTGCTATTCTTACCGTTTCCAGTCGTCGCGGCGAAGAGGACGACACTTCCGGCCACTGGCTGCGTGAGGCGGCGCAGGAGGCGGGGCACCATGTCGTCGATAAGGCGATAGTCAAAGAGAACCGCTACGCCATCCGCGCCCAGGTATCGGCGTGGATCGCCAGCGATGAGGTGAAGGTGGTGCTGATCACCGGCGGGACCGGATTCACCGAAGGGGACCAGGCGCCGGAAGCGCTGCTGCCGCTGTTTGACCGTGAGGTGGAAGGTTTTGGCGAAGTGTTCCGCATGCTGTCGTTCGAAGAGATCGGCACCTCGACGCTGCAGTCCCGGGCGGTGGCCGGCGTCGCCAACCACACGCTGATCTTCGCCATGCCGGGCTCGACGAAAGCCTGCCGCACCGCGTGGGACAACATTATTGCCCCGCAGCTGGATGCCCGCACCCGTCCTTGTAATTTTATTCCTCACCTGAAGAAATAA
- the moaA gene encoding GTP 3',8-cyclase MoaA, whose amino-acid sequence MASQLTDAFARKFYYLRLSITDVCNFRCTYCLPDGYKPGAVNNNGFLSVDEVRRVTRAFSALGTEKVRLTGGEPSLRRDFTEIIAAVRENPAIRQIAVTTNGYRLARDVERWRDAGLTAINVSVDSLDARQFHAITGQDKFHQVMDGIDAAFAAGFDKVKVNTVLMRDVNHHQLDTFLAWIQPRRIQLRFIELMETGEGSDLFRRHHLSGMVLRDELLRRGWIHQIRQRSDGPAQVFCHPDYAGEIGLIMPYEKDFCATCNRLRVSSVGKLHLCLFGEGGVDLRDLMADDRQQAALEARIAEALTHKKQTHFLHQGNTGITQNLSYIGG is encoded by the coding sequence ATGGCCTCACAGCTTACCGATGCATTCGCGCGTAAGTTTTATTACCTGCGTCTGTCGATTACCGATGTGTGCAATTTCCGTTGCACCTACTGCCTGCCGGATGGCTACAAGCCCGGCGCCGTCAATAACAACGGCTTTCTCAGCGTAGACGAAGTGCGCCGGGTTACGCGCGCTTTCTCCGCGCTGGGCACTGAAAAAGTTCGCCTCACCGGTGGGGAACCCTCCCTGCGCCGTGACTTCACCGAGATCATCGCCGCCGTGCGTGAAAACCCGGCGATCCGTCAGATTGCCGTCACCACCAACGGTTACCGCCTGGCGCGCGATGTCGAACGCTGGCGCGATGCCGGGCTGACGGCGATCAACGTCAGCGTCGATAGCCTCGACGCCCGCCAGTTCCATGCCATCACGGGCCAGGACAAATTCCACCAGGTGATGGACGGGATTGACGCCGCTTTCGCCGCGGGCTTTGACAAGGTGAAGGTGAATACCGTGCTGATGCGCGATGTTAACCATCACCAGCTTGATACCTTCCTCGCGTGGATCCAGCCGCGTCGAATTCAGCTGCGGTTTATTGAGCTGATGGAAACCGGCGAGGGCAGCGACCTGTTCCGCCGTCACCATCTCTCCGGCATGGTGCTGCGCGACGAGCTGCTGCGCCGCGGCTGGATCCACCAGATCCGCCAGCGCAGCGATGGTCCGGCGCAGGTCTTTTGTCATCCGGACTACGCCGGCGAGATCGGCCTCATCATGCCGTACGAAAAAGACTTCTGCGCCACCTGCAACCGTCTGCGCGTCTCCTCCGTCGGCAAACTGCACCTGTGCCTGTTTGGCGAAGGCGGCGTCGACCTGCGCGACCTGATGGCCGATGATCGGCAGCAGGCGGCGCTGGAAGCGCGGATCGCCGAAGCCTTAACCCACAAAAAGCAGACCCATTTCCTGCATCAGGGCAACACCGGCATTACGCAGAACCTGTCCTATATTGGCGGATAA
- the yvcK gene encoding uridine diphosphate-N-acetylglucosamine-binding protein YvcK, which translates to MRNRTFADLDRVVALGGGHGLGRVMSSLSSLGSRLTGIVTTTDNGGSTGRIRRSEGGIAWGDMRNCINQLIAEPSVASAMFEYRFSGNGELSGHNLGNLMLKALDHLSVRPLEAINLIRNLLKVDAFLIPMSEQPVDLMALDHEGHEVYGEVNIDQLDSVPQELMLTPPVPATREAVEAIAEADLILIGPGSFYTSLLPILLLDEMAQALRRTPAPMVFIDNLGKEHSPAARLSLAERIAIMERYVGKRVVDAVIAGPKADISGIDDRLVIQTPLEASDVPYRHDRALLRGALEKALQLPG; encoded by the coding sequence ATGCGCAATCGTACATTCGCTGACCTGGATCGGGTGGTGGCGCTCGGCGGCGGGCATGGTCTGGGTCGGGTGATGTCTTCCCTCTCCTCGCTGGGCTCACGGCTGACCGGCATTGTGACCACCACCGACAACGGGGGATCCACCGGGCGGATCCGCCGCTCGGAAGGCGGCATTGCCTGGGGCGATATGCGCAACTGCATCAATCAGTTAATCGCCGAGCCGAGCGTGGCGTCGGCGATGTTTGAGTACCGTTTTAGCGGCAATGGCGAGCTTTCCGGCCATAACCTGGGAAATCTGATGTTAAAGGCGCTGGATCACCTCAGCGTGCGGCCGTTAGAAGCGATCAATTTGATCAGAAACCTGCTCAAAGTGGACGCTTTTCTTATTCCGATGTCGGAACAACCGGTGGATTTAATGGCGCTCGATCATGAAGGCCATGAAGTATACGGTGAAGTGAATATCGATCAGCTGGATAGCGTGCCGCAGGAGTTGATGCTCACCCCGCCGGTACCGGCCACCCGCGAGGCGGTAGAGGCCATCGCCGAAGCCGATCTGATCCTCATCGGCCCGGGCAGTTTCTATACCAGCCTGCTGCCGATCCTGCTGCTTGACGAGATGGCCCAGGCGCTGCGCCGCACTCCGGCGCCGATGGTGTTTATTGATAACCTCGGCAAAGAGCACAGCCCGGCCGCGAGGCTCTCGCTGGCGGAGCGCATCGCGATTATGGAGCGCTACGTTGGCAAGCGGGTGGTGGATGCAGTCATCGCCGGCCCAAAAGCCGATATCAGCGGCATCGACGACCGGCTGGTGATCCAGACGCCGCTGGAAGCCAGCGACGTGCCCTATCGCCATGACCGGGCGCTGCTTCGCGGGGCGCTGGAGAAAGCGCTCCAGCTGCCGGGCTGA
- the eptA gene encoding phosphoethanolamine transferase EptA, with protein MSLLPLRRPVVSRTTYLIIFAVYIGLFLNLAFYRQAYTLLPVNNLHTALVFLSMPLVAFSVMNILTTLASFLKLDRLVISLFILLSASAQYFIWSFGVVIDRSMITNILDTTPAESFALLSGEMIVVLGLSGVLAALVAWWVKIRKPATLWRGVAWRLVNMVASALLIVLIAVLFYKDYASLFRNNKELVKSLSPSNSIVAVNSWYAHHRMDNLPLVKIGEDAKQKPVMHNGPRKNLTIVVLGETSRADNFSLGGYPRDTNPLMQQDGVIYFPHTTSCGTATAVSVPCMFSNMPRAHYDEELAHHQEGVLDILQRAGIQVLWNDNDGGCKGACDRVPHQNVTDLKLTGQCIDGECYDDVLFHHLDSYIDNLQQDGIIVLHTIGSHGPTYYNRYPAEFKKFTPTCDTNEIQGCTREQLTNTYDNTILYVDHVVDKAIKLLQAKQDKFTTSLVYLSDHGESLGEDGVYLHGLPYSIAPDTQKHVPMVMWLSADYQQRYGISAQCLQQRAKKENYSQDNLFSTLLGLLGVSTHEYQAADDILTPCREAG; from the coding sequence ATGTCGTTATTGCCTCTGCGTCGGCCGGTCGTCAGCCGCACGACTTATCTGATTATTTTCGCGGTCTATATCGGGCTTTTTCTTAACCTCGCCTTCTACCGCCAGGCGTATACGCTGCTGCCGGTGAACAACCTGCACACCGCGCTGGTGTTTCTGAGTATGCCGCTGGTGGCATTCAGCGTGATGAATATCCTCACCACCCTCGCCTCGTTCCTCAAGCTTGACCGGCTGGTGATTAGCCTTTTTATTCTGCTCAGCGCATCGGCGCAGTACTTCATCTGGAGCTTCGGCGTGGTGATCGACCGCAGCATGATCACCAACATCCTCGACACCACCCCAGCGGAGAGCTTTGCCCTGCTCTCCGGCGAAATGATCGTTGTCCTTGGACTCTCCGGGGTGCTGGCGGCGCTGGTCGCCTGGTGGGTTAAAATTCGTAAACCGGCCACGCTATGGCGCGGCGTGGCCTGGCGCCTGGTGAATATGGTGGCCTCCGCGCTGCTGATCGTCCTGATTGCCGTCCTCTTTTATAAAGACTATGCCTCGCTGTTTCGCAACAACAAGGAGCTGGTGAAATCCCTGAGTCCCTCCAACAGCATTGTGGCGGTGAACTCCTGGTATGCGCACCATCGCATGGACAACCTGCCGCTGGTGAAGATTGGCGAAGATGCCAAACAGAAACCGGTGATGCATAACGGTCCCCGTAAGAACCTGACGATTGTGGTGCTGGGCGAAACTTCCCGGGCGGACAACTTCTCGCTGGGCGGATATCCGCGCGACACCAACCCGCTGATGCAACAGGACGGGGTGATCTACTTCCCGCACACCACCTCCTGCGGAACCGCCACGGCGGTCTCGGTGCCGTGCATGTTCTCCAACATGCCGCGCGCGCACTATGACGAAGAGCTGGCCCATCATCAGGAAGGGGTGCTGGATATTCTGCAGCGCGCCGGCATTCAGGTGTTGTGGAACGACAACGATGGCGGCTGCAAGGGGGCCTGCGATCGGGTACCGCATCAGAACGTGACCGATCTGAAGCTAACCGGGCAGTGCATCGACGGCGAGTGCTACGATGACGTGCTGTTCCATCATCTCGACAGCTATATCGATAACCTGCAACAGGATGGCATTATTGTGCTGCATACCATCGGCAGCCATGGGCCGACGTACTACAATCGCTATCCGGCTGAATTCAAAAAATTCACCCCAACCTGCGACACCAATGAGATCCAGGGCTGTACCCGGGAGCAGTTGACCAACACGTATGACAACACCATCCTGTACGTCGACCACGTGGTGGATAAAGCGATAAAACTCCTGCAGGCGAAACAGGACAAATTCACTACCAGCCTGGTCTATCTTTCCGACCACGGCGAGTCGTTAGGGGAAGATGGGGTCTATTTGCATGGTCTGCCATACTCTATCGCGCCCGATACGCAGAAACACGTGCCGATGGTGATGTGGCTCTCTGCCGACTACCAGCAACGCTACGGCATTTCCGCGCAGTGTCTGCAGCAGCGAGCGAAAAAAGAGAATTACTCGCAGGATAATCTGTTCTCCACCCTGCTCGGCCTGCTCGGCGTCAGCACCCACGAGTACCAGGCGGCAGATGATATTTTAACGCCATGTAGAGAGGCTGGTTGA
- the pmrA gene encoding two-component system response regulator PmrA has protein sequence MKILVIEDDALLLQGLILAMQSEGYVCDGVSTAHEAALSLASNHYSLIVLDLGLPDEDGLHFLARMRREKMTQPVLILTARDTLEDRISGLDTGADDYLVKPFALEELNARIRALLRRHNNQGDNEISVGDLRLNVTRRQVWLGETALDLTPKEYALLSRLMMKAGSPVHREILYNDIYSWDNEPATNTLEVHIHNLRDKIGKSRIRTVRGFGYMLANHNETE, from the coding sequence ATGAAAATCTTAGTCATTGAAGACGATGCGCTGCTGTTGCAGGGGTTAATCCTGGCGATGCAAAGTGAAGGATACGTGTGCGACGGCGTCTCCACAGCGCACGAAGCGGCGCTGTCGCTGGCCAGCAATCACTATAGCCTGATCGTGCTCGATCTTGGCCTGCCGGACGAAGACGGCCTGCATTTTCTCGCCCGCATGCGACGGGAGAAAATGACTCAGCCGGTGCTGATCCTCACCGCCCGCGATACCCTTGAGGATCGCATTAGCGGTCTCGACACCGGCGCGGATGACTATCTGGTGAAACCCTTTGCCCTGGAAGAGCTGAACGCGCGCATTCGCGCCCTGCTCCGTCGGCATAATAATCAGGGCGATAACGAAATCAGCGTCGGCGACCTGCGCCTCAACGTCACCCGTCGCCAGGTGTGGCTCGGTGAGACGGCGCTGGATCTGACGCCGAAGGAGTATGCCCTGCTATCGCGACTGATGATGAAAGCCGGCAGCCCGGTACATCGCGAGATCCTCTACAACGATATCTACAGCTGGGACAATGAGCCAGCGACCAATACCCTGGAAGTGCACATCCACAACCTGCGCGATAAGATTGGCAAATCGCGGATCCGCACCGTCAGGGGCTTCGGCTATATGCTGGCTAACCACAACGAGACGGAATAG